In Candidatus Eremiobacterota bacterium, a single genomic region encodes these proteins:
- a CDS encoding isocitrate lyase/phosphoenolpyruvate mutase family protein: MQTDSSATAAKRRAFRALHDGPALFVIPNAWDVITARVFEEAGFPAVATSSAALANSLGFPDGSALDVDLHLSTLERIVRALDVPLSADVENGYADEPAAVASFIERLAQTGVAGYNLEDTVHEHELYPLDLAVARVRAARAAEPDLFLNARTDIYLGGIGPEATRFERTVERLRAFADAGADGVFVPGVMDAETIGKLAAASPRPLNVLAGPKSPNAKTLHALGVRRVSVGSWPGRRILGVLREIARELREDGTFTFIREPIMSYADANALVRPRS; encoded by the coding sequence ATGCAAACCGATTCGTCAGCCACCGCCGCGAAGCGACGCGCGTTCCGCGCGCTGCACGACGGGCCCGCGCTGTTCGTCATCCCGAACGCTTGGGACGTGATCACCGCGCGCGTCTTCGAGGAGGCGGGGTTCCCGGCGGTCGCGACCTCGAGCGCCGCGCTCGCGAACTCGCTCGGTTTTCCGGACGGCAGCGCGCTCGACGTCGACCTGCACCTCTCCACGCTCGAGCGGATCGTGCGCGCCCTCGACGTGCCGCTCTCCGCCGACGTCGAGAACGGCTACGCCGACGAGCCGGCGGCCGTCGCGTCGTTCATCGAACGGCTCGCGCAAACCGGCGTCGCCGGATACAACCTGGAGGACACCGTGCACGAGCACGAGCTGTACCCGCTCGACCTCGCCGTCGCGCGCGTTCGCGCCGCGCGCGCCGCCGAGCCGGATTTGTTTCTCAACGCGCGCACCGACATCTATCTCGGCGGAATCGGGCCGGAGGCGACGCGCTTCGAGCGCACCGTGGAACGCCTGCGTGCGTTCGCCGACGCCGGCGCCGACGGCGTCTTCGTCCCGGGCGTGATGGACGCCGAGACGATCGGCAAGCTCGCCGCCGCGTCGCCACGCCCGCTCAACGTGCTCGCCGGACCGAAGTCGCCCAACGCCAAGACGCTACACGCGCTCGGCGTCCGCCGCGTCAGCGTCGGGTCGTGGCCGGGCCGGCGGATCCTCGGCGTCCTGCGCGAGATCGCGCGCGAGCTGCGCGAGGACGGCACGTTCACCTTCATCCGCGAGCCGATCATGTCGTACGCCGACGCCAACGCGCTCGTGCGACCGCGTTCGTAA